From a region of the Xanthomonas rydalmerensis genome:
- a CDS encoding MobA/MobL family protein — MAIYHANVKTFSRAKGHSSIAAAAYRAGLLLEDEKTGQRHDYRRRDGVVETRCVAPEDAPDWALVPAALWPAAEAAERRKDATIAREFEFALPHELDDEQRSELALEVTRALVSRYRFAAQASIHSPGSKDGLNWHVHVLATTRRVGPEGFTEKTKELDGGPLGRAEVHWVRELIATTVNAYLEAAGLGIQVDHRRLEAQANDALARGDLVAAAVLSREPTKHVGKNATAMARRGQASERVEANRRIEERNEEAFQELAASFESEGRALEVPDGHSHEQAKRERLRLGALLRLSLARGEGDIEVRRNIEINAQRLGLLEESAPGAPPPESLSIPVLVAELSQEWAALRHEGVARALHATRQLLAWAAERAAAFVEHTRFDADVLELAWRLRGFKASLTRFARHLRAERRASKLLHLAERYWENFTFSNPKPGTPWTEQHWKQRRAWRLSIVEKRRAELAKARARVTPEQKAICEKAAAERAHHLEAWSQEMLRRYPLELDRPLVLGSQDAQPTALYDPPAPDLAPSGPRPPRPRFH; from the coding sequence ATGGCCATCTACCATGCCAACGTAAAGACCTTCAGCCGCGCCAAGGGACATTCGTCCATCGCGGCGGCTGCCTACCGCGCTGGCCTGCTTCTCGAAGACGAGAAGACCGGGCAGCGCCACGACTACCGCCGTCGGGACGGCGTGGTCGAAACCCGCTGCGTCGCTCCCGAGGACGCGCCCGACTGGGCACTTGTCCCCGCCGCACTCTGGCCGGCGGCGGAGGCGGCTGAGCGGCGCAAGGACGCCACGATCGCACGCGAGTTCGAATTCGCACTGCCGCACGAACTCGATGATGAACAGCGATCCGAGCTGGCCCTGGAGGTCACCCGTGCGCTGGTCAGTCGCTACCGGTTCGCAGCCCAAGCGAGCATCCATAGCCCAGGCAGCAAAGACGGCTTGAACTGGCACGTTCACGTCTTGGCAACGACGCGGCGCGTGGGGCCGGAAGGTTTCACGGAAAAAACCAAGGAACTGGACGGTGGGCCGTTGGGCAGGGCAGAGGTGCACTGGGTGCGCGAACTGATCGCTACCACCGTCAATGCCTACCTCGAGGCGGCTGGCCTAGGGATTCAGGTGGACCATCGCCGTTTGGAAGCACAGGCCAATGACGCCTTGGCCCGCGGCGACCTGGTGGCTGCTGCCGTGCTCTCGCGTGAGCCCACCAAACACGTGGGCAAGAACGCAACCGCCATGGCCCGACGGGGCCAGGCCTCTGAGCGCGTGGAGGCAAACCGCCGGATTGAAGAGCGCAACGAAGAGGCCTTCCAAGAACTCGCCGCCAGCTTCGAGAGCGAGGGGCGAGCGTTGGAAGTGCCCGACGGCCACAGCCACGAACAGGCCAAACGGGAGAGACTACGTCTTGGAGCCCTGCTGCGACTGTCGCTGGCCCGCGGGGAAGGGGACATCGAGGTCCGTCGCAACATCGAGATCAACGCCCAACGGCTGGGGTTGCTGGAGGAGAGCGCTCCCGGGGCGCCGCCCCCGGAGTCGCTGTCCATCCCGGTGCTCGTCGCAGAGCTGAGCCAGGAGTGGGCAGCGCTGCGCCACGAGGGCGTGGCGCGGGCGCTCCATGCCACCCGCCAACTCTTGGCTTGGGCGGCCGAGCGCGCCGCGGCATTCGTCGAGCACACCCGGTTCGACGCTGACGTGTTGGAGCTCGCCTGGCGGTTGCGCGGATTCAAAGCCAGCCTGACGAGGTTTGCACGACACCTGCGGGCCGAGCGACGCGCCTCCAAGCTCCTTCATCTCGCGGAGCGGTATTGGGAGAACTTCACCTTCAGCAATCCCAAGCCTGGCACCCCTTGGACGGAGCAGCACTGGAAGCAGCGCCGGGCATGGCGCTTGAGCATCGTAGAGAAGCGGAGGGCCGAGCTAGCTAAAGCGCGGGCACGGGTCACGCCGGAGCAAAAAGCCATCTGCGAGAAGGCGGCAGCAGAGCGTGCCCACCACCTGGAGGCCTGGAGCCAGGAGATGCTCAGGCGCTATCCCCTCGAGCTCGACCGACCGCTGGTCCTTGGCTCCCAGGACGCTCAACCGACTGCGCTCTACGACCCGCCGGCCCCGGATCTTGCGCCGAGCGGCCCCCGTCCACCGCGCCCACGCTTCCACTGA
- the traD gene encoding conjugal transfer protein TraD → MSATNHYHDRIHRATERLAQLQARELLASQRQAVKAKETQRREEAKRRTRVAELVFLAGVETLEDAELVGALLSYVESRNDHDVRNQARSRGTLRLTMASAEESHAKH, encoded by the coding sequence ATGAGCGCGACAAACCACTACCACGACCGAATCCATCGAGCTACCGAACGACTGGCGCAGCTTCAAGCGCGCGAGCTTTTAGCGAGCCAGCGCCAGGCAGTGAAAGCGAAGGAAACACAGCGCCGCGAAGAGGCCAAGCGACGCACGCGGGTCGCAGAGCTTGTGTTCTTGGCCGGCGTCGAAACGCTGGAGGATGCTGAGTTGGTCGGCGCGCTGTTGAGCTATGTAGAAAGCCGCAATGACCATGATGTCCGCAACCAAGCACGCTCACGCGGGACCTTGCGGCTGACAATGGCAAGCGCCGAAGAAAGCCATGCCAAGCACTGA
- a CDS encoding Shedu anti-phage system protein SduA domain-containing protein, protein MQDASKVQRIVRKAASSGKLDYAPPVVLNETTKSKLQALAWFIPHSDRTEFSLKLEGFVKSKNQPWVEDKAKTLTLTEASSLQLLKYLQTHLPVAAQSGTGEFILIKVSNGEANLSDHKPEELVGALTKVLSQPELVQHLSTAELTHELSAALRGSIRLSEMRSAVAELRSNLGREVGEQVYQAWCEKHCWAFGNAYVIRDEVRNISSGDSLDLLLPSVIAGYRDIVELKRPDKDVLVYDSAHRNYYFSADVSKAIGQCHRYLDILHEQAKHGLLDHKEVVAYHPRATIVIGRSNEWDEEQQRSLHGLNRRLHGISVMTYDHLLAQGERLIEMMSPSVSEALVPAAIDDGIPW, encoded by the coding sequence ATGCAGGACGCGAGCAAGGTGCAGAGGATTGTCAGGAAGGCAGCCAGCAGCGGGAAGCTGGACTATGCGCCTCCCGTCGTCTTGAACGAGACAACGAAGAGCAAGCTTCAGGCGCTTGCGTGGTTCATTCCGCATAGCGACCGCACCGAGTTCTCACTCAAGCTTGAGGGCTTCGTTAAGTCGAAAAATCAGCCATGGGTCGAGGACAAGGCGAAGACGCTCACATTGACGGAGGCCTCTTCTCTACAGCTTCTGAAATACCTTCAAACCCACCTCCCTGTTGCAGCACAATCGGGAACGGGGGAGTTCATCCTCATCAAGGTCTCCAACGGCGAGGCCAATCTCTCCGATCACAAGCCGGAGGAGTTGGTGGGGGCGCTGACCAAGGTGCTTTCTCAACCGGAGCTCGTCCAACATCTTTCGACTGCCGAACTTACGCACGAGTTGAGCGCCGCGCTTCGTGGTTCTATTCGTTTAAGTGAGATGCGTTCGGCTGTCGCAGAACTACGCTCGAACCTGGGACGTGAAGTGGGCGAACAGGTGTATCAGGCTTGGTGCGAAAAGCATTGCTGGGCGTTCGGGAATGCCTACGTCATCCGGGATGAGGTGCGAAACATTTCATCGGGCGACAGCCTCGACTTGCTATTGCCCAGCGTCATCGCCGGCTACAGAGACATCGTTGAGCTGAAGCGGCCCGACAAAGACGTGTTGGTCTATGACTCGGCGCATCGGAACTACTACTTCTCTGCTGATGTTTCCAAGGCCATTGGGCAGTGCCATCGCTATTTGGACATCCTGCATGAGCAGGCGAAGCACGGCTTGCTGGATCACAAGGAAGTCGTCGCTTATCACCCGCGAGCGACCATCGTTATTGGGCGCTCGAATGAATGGGATGAGGAGCAGCAGCGGTCACTGCATGGCTTGAATCGCCGCCTGCATGGTATTTCGGTAATGACCTACGACCATTTGCTGGCCCAAGGCGAGCGGCTGATCGAGATGATGTCACCTTCGGTAAGTGAAGCGCTTGTTCCGGCAGCGATTGACGACGGCATCCCTTGGTAG
- a CDS encoding aminotransferase class V-fold PLP-dependent enzyme translates to MISHIDATRVRERMLLPPSVVYLNAGSFGPLPRAVFDTAAALRHRLAQEPTDFLLRQVPDLLWRAREQLAEFLDCAPNRLVFTASVSAATSLVASSLALATPGEILLSDQEYLTMRWCWERIADRHGLALRTFQAPPMPSDPEEIVQAAVHAMGPRTRLLFFSHIASATGLVLPARRICEEAQKRGIISVVDGAHAVAASALRLQQIPCDFYVGSCHKWLLAPSGASFLYLGREREERLQPLTISWGHHSAQAASAPDERDRFGSTPRLRRLECEGTRDICPWLALPEAIAFHRSFKPDQAIAHMRMLAEYARERLATLGLIAATPTDPSLSGPMIAFELPSAATPAQLQGALWDRFHLEVSVIERQDVALLRLSPHVYNTCSDIDYLVECLAALMRKPSSRRRSAVV, encoded by the coding sequence ATGATTTCGCACATCGACGCGACGCGCGTGCGTGAGCGCATGCTGTTACCGCCCTCCGTCGTCTATCTGAACGCTGGCTCATTCGGCCCACTTCCGCGCGCCGTATTCGACACAGCCGCGGCGCTTCGGCACCGGCTTGCACAGGAACCAACTGACTTCCTGTTGCGCCAGGTGCCCGACCTGCTCTGGCGCGCACGCGAGCAGTTGGCCGAATTCCTGGATTGCGCCCCCAACCGCCTTGTTTTCACCGCGAGCGTCAGTGCCGCGACAAGCCTGGTGGCATCCTCGCTGGCGCTTGCCACTCCCGGCGAAATCCTGCTCAGCGACCAGGAATACCTGACCATGCGATGGTGCTGGGAACGCATTGCGGACCGGCACGGCCTGGCGCTTCGCACTTTCCAGGCTCCGCCCATGCCGTCGGACCCCGAGGAGATCGTGCAAGCGGCCGTTCACGCCATGGGACCGCGTACTCGCCTGCTCTTCTTCAGTCATATCGCCTCGGCAACCGGGCTGGTACTGCCCGCCCGGCGGATCTGCGAAGAAGCGCAAAAGCGCGGCATCATCAGCGTGGTCGACGGCGCGCATGCTGTGGCGGCCAGCGCACTGCGGCTGCAACAGATCCCCTGCGATTTCTACGTCGGCAGTTGCCACAAGTGGCTGCTTGCGCCGAGCGGTGCCAGTTTTCTCTATCTGGGACGCGAGCGGGAAGAGCGACTGCAACCACTGACGATCAGTTGGGGGCACCACAGCGCACAGGCCGCATCGGCGCCAGACGAACGTGATCGATTCGGGAGCACGCCTCGGCTGCGTCGGCTTGAATGCGAGGGAACACGCGACATCTGCCCATGGCTCGCCCTGCCGGAGGCCATCGCCTTCCACCGCTCTTTCAAGCCAGACCAGGCCATCGCCCATATGCGCATGCTGGCCGAGTATGCGCGGGAACGCCTCGCAACGCTGGGCCTGATCGCTGCGACGCCCACCGACCCTTCGTTGAGTGGGCCAATGATCGCCTTCGAGCTACCTTCGGCGGCAACGCCGGCACAACTGCAAGGCGCGCTTTGGGACCGGTTCCATCTCGAGGTTTCCGTCATCGAGCGCCAGGACGTGGCACTGCTTCGGCTATCTCCTCATGTCTACAACACCTGTTCGGACATCGACTATCTGGTGGAATGCTTGGCTGCGCTCATGCGCAAACCGTCATCGAGGCGCCGATCGGCGGTCGTTTAG
- a CDS encoding GIY-YIG nuclease family protein, giving the protein MPAVTKDATKGLGRPSIPTHSGHWFRGGSQWENGGRHYRQGLRVLLFDLIKLHEPSFETSKAKIHLARHNQISHPINEWLAGDFDNWQRTQTRRNFKLDLVVSLIQVPKTYRWMFAGLFRSHGYEEWKNEVNKLHYVYNLERIPSTEALEGRLFLTGKYTGQQSYPGADSLIGDMEVYELLPEKLGIGAFPGFKKVDIDKGTLDLLMRTNNSAWRTALSSVKGIYLITDTKTGKLYVGKADGEEGIWGRWGHYASTGHGGNRALVQELGLKASDRQNDLKFSLLEIADIQTGDQEIDEREIHWKNILMSRAYGYNRN; this is encoded by the coding sequence ATGCCCGCTGTAACCAAAGACGCCACAAAAGGTCTGGGCCGCCCCTCCATCCCGACGCATTCCGGGCACTGGTTCAGAGGCGGCTCGCAGTGGGAAAATGGTGGCCGTCACTACCGCCAGGGATTGCGCGTGCTTCTTTTTGACCTCATCAAGCTTCACGAACCCTCGTTCGAGACGTCGAAGGCCAAGATTCATTTGGCACGACACAACCAGATCAGTCACCCCATCAACGAATGGCTGGCTGGTGACTTCGATAACTGGCAACGCACCCAGACCCGCAGGAACTTCAAACTCGACCTAGTTGTATCGCTGATCCAGGTGCCCAAGACGTATCGGTGGATGTTTGCCGGCCTGTTCCGCTCGCATGGATACGAGGAGTGGAAAAACGAGGTGAACAAGCTCCACTACGTTTACAACCTCGAACGCATCCCCAGCACCGAAGCCTTGGAAGGCCGCTTGTTCCTCACCGGAAAATATACCGGCCAACAGTCCTACCCAGGTGCAGACAGCCTCATTGGCGACATGGAAGTCTACGAACTGCTTCCTGAGAAGTTGGGCATCGGAGCCTTTCCAGGCTTCAAGAAGGTGGACATCGACAAGGGCACCCTTGATCTGCTGATGCGCACAAACAACAGCGCATGGCGAACGGCCCTGTCTTCTGTCAAAGGCATCTACCTCATCACTGACACCAAAACTGGCAAGCTCTACGTGGGCAAAGCCGACGGTGAGGAAGGCATCTGGGGACGCTGGGGTCACTACGCCAGCACTGGACACGGTGGCAACCGGGCTCTTGTCCAAGAGCTCGGCCTGAAAGCGAGCGACCGCCAGAACGATCTGAAGTTCTCGCTCCTAGAAATCGCAGACATCCAGACCGGCGATCAGGAGATCGATGAGCGAGAGATCCATTGGAAGAACATCTTGATGAGCCGAGCCTACGGCTACAACCGCAACTGA
- a CDS encoding 2OG-Fe(II) oxygenase family protein yields MNERTVPTFALENIMRGEQMEELRRCASEQGVFYLEVNGPLNDAHIQAGNAAMTFFANADDAAKQAVTNSRPNMRRGFSPLGSESTARCTNTGEYSDYAMVYSMGISGNLFPTQDFQRLWSNYFDIYYAISQQTAKAVLRSMDVHLHTDIDTLLDCDPVLRFRYFPDVPEDRCAEQQPNRMAPHYDLSIVSLILQTPCPNGFVSLQVELDGHFVELAPRPGCVVVFCGSIAPLVSDGKIKAPQHRVVSPSRTQRIGSNRTSSVLFLRPRSEFTFSVPLAKALGMGDDLSGERATFGEWCGANYMEMHVMSPQP; encoded by the coding sequence ATGAACGAACGGACCGTTCCGACTTTCGCGCTGGAAAACATCATGCGTGGCGAGCAGATGGAAGAACTGCGACGTTGCGCGAGCGAGCAAGGCGTCTTCTATCTCGAGGTGAACGGCCCACTGAACGATGCGCACATCCAGGCCGGAAACGCCGCGATGACGTTCTTCGCCAATGCCGACGACGCTGCAAAGCAGGCTGTCACCAACAGTAGACCGAACATGCGCCGTGGCTTTTCTCCGCTGGGCTCCGAAAGCACTGCGCGCTGCACCAATACCGGCGAGTACTCCGATTACGCGATGGTCTACTCGATGGGAATCTCCGGCAACCTGTTTCCCACGCAGGACTTCCAACGGCTGTGGAGCAATTACTTCGACATCTACTACGCGATTTCGCAGCAGACGGCGAAAGCCGTGCTGCGGAGCATGGATGTCCATCTCCACACCGATATCGACACCCTGCTCGATTGCGATCCGGTACTGCGATTCCGCTACTTCCCCGATGTCCCCGAAGACCGTTGCGCCGAACAGCAGCCCAACCGCATGGCGCCTCACTACGATCTGTCGATCGTCTCACTGATCCTGCAGACCCCATGCCCAAACGGATTCGTCAGCCTGCAGGTGGAACTCGACGGGCACTTCGTCGAGCTGGCGCCACGTCCAGGGTGCGTAGTGGTTTTCTGCGGGTCCATCGCGCCCCTGGTTTCCGATGGGAAGATCAAGGCACCGCAGCACCGGGTAGTATCACCGAGCAGGACGCAACGGATCGGCAGCAATCGCACATCGAGCGTGCTCTTCCTGCGGCCGCGTTCGGAATTCACCTTCTCGGTGCCGCTAGCCAAGGCGCTCGGCATGGGCGACGACCTGAGCGGCGAGCGTGCCACGTTCGGAGAGTGGTGCGGCGCCAATTACATGGAGATGCACGTCATGTCGCCTCAACCTTAG
- the ampC gene encoding class C beta-lactamase, producing the protein MKRLLAFCLLFVAAIGSAKDVPTSRADAQKQLQHTVQTFMQQYDVPGVAIAITVDGTDYYATYGVSSRTTQAKISKDTLFEIGSISKTFTATLAAYAQVNHKLSLMDHPSKYLPEMKGHDFDKVTLLNLATHTAGGFPMQMPEDVKSDAQVTAYFQAWKPQYPAGTKRTYANPSIGMLGLITAKSMHVPFRKAMEGILLPRLALPNTYLYVPPGKQALYAQGYDENNAPVRMKPGALWEPTYGIKTTAEDLLRFVEINLDLIEVQPALRQAIKDTHTGYFKLGDMTQDLVWEQIPYPTNQNGLLTNSSQKVIYESNAVDTLTPPLQPQQNVLINKTGSTRGFGAYIAFNPSDRIGIVLLINRNISMEARLRLANAVLDVARGLPNGHSH; encoded by the coding sequence ATGAAGAGGCTTTTGGCCTTCTGTTTGCTTTTCGTTGCCGCCATCGGCAGCGCGAAGGACGTGCCCACTTCGCGGGCAGATGCGCAGAAGCAGCTACAGCACACCGTGCAGACTTTCATGCAGCAGTACGACGTGCCCGGCGTGGCCATTGCCATAACGGTCGATGGAACGGACTACTACGCCACCTACGGCGTGTCCTCGCGAACGACGCAGGCGAAGATCAGCAAGGACACCTTGTTCGAAATCGGCTCGATCAGCAAGACTTTCACCGCCACCTTAGCCGCCTATGCGCAGGTCAACCACAAGCTGTCCCTAATGGATCACCCCAGCAAATATCTGCCGGAGATGAAGGGTCACGACTTCGACAAGGTCACGCTGCTCAATCTCGCGACGCATACAGCAGGCGGCTTCCCGATGCAGATGCCTGAGGATGTCAAAAGCGACGCTCAGGTAACTGCCTATTTTCAGGCATGGAAGCCTCAGTACCCCGCAGGCACGAAGCGCACTTACGCAAACCCGAGCATTGGCATGTTGGGGCTGATCACGGCAAAAAGCATGCATGTCCCGTTTCGCAAGGCGATGGAAGGCATCCTGCTTCCCAGGCTTGCGTTGCCCAACACCTACCTCTACGTTCCGCCCGGAAAACAGGCGCTGTACGCGCAGGGCTACGACGAGAACAATGCCCCGGTACGCATGAAGCCAGGCGCTCTATGGGAACCGACATACGGCATAAAAACCACAGCCGAGGATCTGCTGCGCTTTGTCGAAATCAATCTCGACCTGATCGAAGTGCAGCCTGCGCTGAGGCAAGCCATCAAAGACACCCACACCGGCTACTTCAAGCTCGGTGACATGACCCAGGACCTGGTCTGGGAACAGATTCCCTACCCCACCAACCAGAACGGGCTGTTGACGAACAGTTCCCAGAAGGTCATCTACGAGAGCAATGCTGTGGACACGCTAACGCCACCATTGCAGCCACAGCAGAATGTGCTGATCAACAAAACCGGCTCGACCCGGGGCTTTGGCGCATACATTGCCTTCAATCCGTCGGACAGGATCGGCATCGTCCTGCTGATCAATCGAAACATCTCCATGGAAGCGCGACTGCGCCTGGCCAATGCCGTGCTGGATGTCGCACGCGGCTTGCCAAACGGGCATTCACACTAA
- a CDS encoding 2OG-Fe(II) oxygenase family protein: MTDTGIHVFELDELKQRIRTDSLRKSLFETGVFYIREDDDLKLQHRRAMEAVMDLFENGSAEQKNALRNLTPNIRRGLSDLEAESTAKITKGGQYTDYSMVYSIGLSQNLFPSKPFEDVWTAYFDRFYGVTKDIARCALQAADVDPDEGLDAFLECDPLLRFRYFPEVPEDRCAEQEPRRMAPHYDLSIITTIQQTPCANGFVSLQCAVDGRYVDLPPLPGCMVVFCGAVAPLVSNGRIKAPRHQVASPSISQRSGSARTSSVFFLRPKPDFRFSVALAKAAGLDVDFTGDTATFGEWIGGNYVNLRSAASGSLAPALA; this comes from the coding sequence ATGACCGACACCGGGATCCATGTCTTTGAACTGGATGAGCTCAAGCAGCGCATTCGCACCGATTCTTTACGCAAGTCTCTGTTCGAGACCGGCGTTTTCTACATCAGGGAGGACGACGACCTGAAACTACAGCATCGGAGGGCGATGGAGGCCGTCATGGACCTGTTCGAGAACGGCAGCGCGGAACAAAAGAACGCGCTGCGCAATCTCACCCCCAACATCCGACGGGGACTCTCCGACCTCGAGGCAGAAAGTACCGCAAAAATCACCAAAGGCGGCCAATACACGGACTACTCGATGGTCTACTCGATCGGCCTTTCGCAAAACCTGTTCCCCTCCAAGCCCTTCGAGGACGTCTGGACCGCTTACTTCGATCGTTTTTACGGCGTTACCAAGGACATCGCACGGTGCGCCCTGCAGGCCGCCGACGTGGATCCCGACGAGGGGCTGGATGCGTTCCTGGAATGCGATCCATTGCTGCGTTTCCGCTACTTCCCCGAAGTGCCTGAAGACCGATGCGCGGAACAGGAGCCACGCCGCATGGCGCCGCACTACGATCTCTCCATCATTACCACCATCCAGCAGACGCCCTGCGCCAACGGCTTCGTCAGCCTGCAGTGCGCCGTGGACGGCCGCTACGTCGATCTTCCACCGCTGCCTGGTTGCATGGTGGTGTTCTGCGGCGCAGTCGCTCCGCTCGTATCGAATGGAAGGATCAAGGCACCGCGGCATCAGGTCGCTTCGCCGTCGATCAGCCAGCGCAGCGGCAGCGCGCGAACTTCCAGCGTGTTTTTCCTGCGTCCGAAGCCAGATTTTCGATTCTCGGTCGCGCTTGCCAAGGCCGCCGGCCTGGACGTCGATTTCACCGGCGACACCGCCACGTTCGGCGAATGGATCGGCGGCAACTACGTCAATCTCCGCTCCGCGGCCAGCGGTTCGCTTGCCCCAGCCCTCGCTTGA